One region of Hymenobacter sediminicola genomic DNA includes:
- a CDS encoding MFS transporter yields MPVTARLLMPATATPLPTPPTSPFAPLRIPIFRMLWIASFVSNIGTWMQNVGAVGLMTELTSSSVLVALLQTASALPVFLLSLPAGALADLVDRRRMLLFTQTWMAVTALVLASITLLGFNTPWLLLTLTFLLGLGGAMNNPVWQTVTPEVVPRLQLPQAIALNSVSFNLARAFGPALGGLVIGYFSAGAAFLLNGISFLATIYMVYSWKREPQATATLAGERVLAAIRGGIRYARFAPPVQHILVRGVCFTFGASALFALMPAVVVRHLLLPTSFYSILLSCMGAGAVLGAVVLPRLNRRLSIDWRVTLATSAFAIGLLGLAYSSSRPLLMGLLVLVGLAWMLVLNSFSVGVQTVVPRWVQARTISLYLLTIQGGMALGSVVWGSVASRWGLPLALTGAAGWLSLSTLLALRFSLYTSPEALDFTPARPRLEPVLAEEPAPDEGPVIITTTYRIAPENRPAFTYLMEKLAHIRRREGAIGWGLYADLADPTKMLEYFMTESWEEHAQQHDRGVSREEEELKQELRKLHQGPEPPAVSHLLAQNYRHTTTPPVMVPGSTRLVASTAGEAT; encoded by the coding sequence ATGCCTGTTACCGCTCGTCTGCTCATGCCTGCTACTGCCACACCGCTCCCTACGCCCCCTACTTCCCCGTTCGCGCCGCTACGCATTCCTATTTTCCGAATGCTCTGGATTGCTTCCTTTGTGTCCAACATAGGCACCTGGATGCAGAACGTAGGGGCAGTGGGCCTGATGACCGAGCTTACCTCGTCGTCGGTGCTGGTGGCGCTGCTCCAGACGGCTTCGGCGCTGCCTGTATTTCTGCTGAGCCTGCCGGCTGGCGCCCTCGCCGACCTAGTGGACCGCCGACGGATGCTGCTCTTCACCCAAACCTGGATGGCCGTAACGGCGCTGGTGCTGGCATCCATCACGCTGCTGGGGTTCAATACGCCCTGGCTGCTGCTCACGCTCACGTTTCTGCTGGGCCTGGGCGGCGCCATGAATAACCCGGTGTGGCAAACCGTGACGCCTGAAGTAGTGCCTCGCCTGCAGCTCCCCCAGGCTATTGCGCTCAATAGTGTCAGCTTCAATCTGGCCCGCGCCTTCGGGCCGGCGCTGGGTGGCCTCGTAATCGGGTATTTCTCGGCGGGAGCGGCATTTTTACTAAATGGTATCTCCTTTCTGGCTACCATTTATATGGTGTATAGCTGGAAGCGTGAACCGCAAGCCACGGCTACACTGGCCGGCGAGCGGGTGCTGGCCGCTATCCGGGGCGGTATCCGCTACGCCCGGTTTGCGCCGCCGGTACAGCATATTCTGGTACGGGGCGTGTGCTTCACCTTCGGGGCCAGTGCCCTGTTTGCCCTGATGCCAGCCGTGGTGGTACGCCATCTGTTGCTGCCCACTTCCTTCTACTCGATTCTGCTCTCGTGCATGGGGGCCGGGGCGGTGCTGGGGGCGGTGGTGCTGCCGCGCCTCAACCGCCGCCTCTCCATTGATTGGCGCGTGACGCTGGCAACCAGCGCCTTTGCCATCGGTCTGCTGGGCCTGGCGTATTCATCGAGCCGGCCGCTGCTGATGGGGCTGCTGGTGCTGGTGGGGCTGGCCTGGATGCTGGTACTCAACTCGTTTAGTGTGGGCGTGCAGACAGTGGTGCCGCGCTGGGTGCAGGCCCGTACCATCAGCCTTTATCTGCTCACTATTCAGGGCGGTATGGCGCTGGGCAGCGTGGTGTGGGGCTCGGTAGCCAGCCGCTGGGGGTTGCCGTTGGCCCTTACCGGGGCCGCTGGCTGGCTGAGCCTGAGCACGCTGCTGGCACTGCGCTTCTCGCTCTACACCTCACCCGAAGCACTGGACTTCACGCCGGCCCGGCCGCGCTTGGAGCCTGTGCTGGCTGAGGAACCTGCCCCCGACGAAGGCCCGGTCATCATCACCACGACTTACCGGATTGCCCCGGAAAACCGGCCGGCCTTTACCTACCTGATGGAGAAGCTGGCCCACATCCGGCGGCGCGAGGGAGCCATCGGCTGGGGCCTCTACGCCGACCTGGCCGACCCGACCAAAATGCTGGAGTATTTCATGACCGAATCATGGGAAGAGCACGCTCAGCAGCACGACCGGGGCGTAAGCCGGGAGGAGGAGGAGCTAAAACAAGAGCTTCGGAAGCTGCATCAGGGCCCGGAGCCGCCTGCTGTTTCTCACCTGCTGGCCCAGAATTACCGCCACACCACCACACCGCCCGTGATGGTACCCGGCAGCACGCGCCTGGTAGCCAGCACCGCCGGCGAAGCCACGTAG
- a CDS encoding STAS domain-containing protein gives MSHSGSLPVNASRFYTVDVNTADPVQLVRRLNSVATDDTERPCLLINCQQLRCLRTRGVSFLVSQLLLTRAAGADVLLYNVGPVLERVLRLLRLDQLFQLWPASTASSGRTSVA, from the coding sequence ATGTCTCATTCCGGCTCTCTACCCGTCAATGCCAGCCGCTTCTACACAGTAGATGTGAATACGGCTGATCCGGTGCAGCTGGTCCGCCGCCTGAACAGCGTGGCCACCGACGACACTGAGCGGCCCTGCTTGCTCATCAACTGCCAGCAGCTACGCTGTCTGCGCACGCGGGGCGTCAGCTTTCTGGTGTCGCAACTGCTACTGACCCGCGCCGCCGGGGCCGATGTGCTGCTGTACAATGTGGGGCCGGTGCTGGAGCGGGTCCTGCGTCTGCTCCGCCTCGATCAGCTGTTTCAGCTGTGGCCGGCCTCTACTGCCTCGTCGGGTCGGACTAGCGTGGCGTAG
- a CDS encoding PAS domain S-box protein produces the protein MDDNAADFPSSPTNSVLQELREKAESRRRLVTQSFGDKTPEQMLRLTQDLQVHQIELEMQCEELMLAQQEADHLRAQYVDLYDFAPVGYCTLRPDGTITQLNLRCSQMLGSVRQRLLGRRFGVFVPMAERHRFADFLARIFSSGRQETCELEMRLDNETSFFAQCIGLVIELPEGQPPTHCRVALLDITERRQAVAELATSESRFRTLFEQSADAVLLVRNRYIVDCNEAAMQLAGARHKKDLVGQTLQFNVPEQQPDGRLSQQLIEHHEAVVKAKGAHRFEWYRYNLQGKPLWLEITLTNIAVAGEHLIHAVWRDITEMRAAREHLRAEKEFSESLLDNSIDGIVALDQEGRITAWNREAELYSGLPQAAVLGKSIYSIFPRFDTPDARTVFQQVLQGERIMQSGLPFVSRPGQFDAYLVPLRGTCEESISGVLAVIRDVTERNRLLEEATRLKLNQQQEVLSAILKTQEAERKRIAEALHNGVGQLLYATKLHLERTSANNKREKSLALLDEAIKMTRSISFELTPGILEDFGLKYALEELVRRIPRSSIKAHMNLEGLDEPLPELLELAIYRMLQELFNNIIKHAQAQEVFIHVVREGNQLSISVEDNGQGFDVAQSNAHLHGIGLPGIRNRVGLLGGTLTIDSRPGQGTIVSIELPVK, from the coding sequence ATGGACGACAATGCAGCCGATTTTCCTTCTTCTCCAACCAACTCCGTACTGCAGGAACTGCGGGAAAAAGCCGAGAGTCGGCGGCGGTTGGTAACGCAGAGTTTCGGCGACAAAACGCCGGAACAAATGCTGCGGCTGACTCAGGACCTGCAGGTGCACCAGATAGAGCTGGAAATGCAATGCGAGGAGCTGATGCTGGCCCAGCAGGAGGCCGACCATCTGCGCGCCCAGTACGTCGACCTCTATGATTTTGCGCCGGTAGGGTATTGTACCCTGCGCCCCGATGGCACCATCACACAGCTCAACCTGCGCTGCAGCCAGATGCTGGGCTCCGTGCGGCAGCGCCTGCTGGGGCGTCGCTTCGGTGTGTTTGTGCCGATGGCCGAGCGCCACCGCTTCGCCGATTTCTTGGCCCGCATCTTCAGCTCTGGGCGCCAGGAAACCTGCGAGCTGGAAATGCGCCTTGACAATGAAACCAGCTTTTTTGCGCAGTGCATCGGGCTGGTGATTGAGCTGCCGGAAGGACAGCCCCCTACGCACTGCCGGGTAGCCCTACTTGATATTACCGAACGCCGCCAGGCGGTAGCGGAGTTGGCCACTAGTGAAAGCCGCTTCCGGACGCTCTTCGAGCAAAGCGCCGACGCCGTGCTGCTGGTGCGTAACCGCTACATCGTCGACTGCAATGAGGCTGCTATGCAGTTGGCCGGTGCCCGGCATAAGAAAGACTTGGTTGGCCAGACGTTGCAATTCAATGTGCCCGAGCAGCAGCCCGATGGCCGCCTGAGCCAACAGCTGATTGAGCACCACGAAGCTGTTGTAAAAGCCAAAGGCGCGCACCGCTTCGAGTGGTACCGCTACAATTTGCAGGGCAAGCCGCTGTGGCTCGAAATTACGCTGACCAATATTGCCGTGGCGGGGGAGCACCTCATCCATGCCGTGTGGCGCGACATTACGGAGATGCGCGCCGCCCGTGAGCATCTGCGGGCCGAAAAGGAATTCTCCGAAAGCCTGCTCGACAATAGTATTGACGGTATTGTGGCCCTCGACCAGGAAGGGCGTATTACGGCCTGGAACCGGGAAGCCGAGCTCTACTCGGGCCTACCCCAAGCGGCGGTGCTGGGCAAAAGCATCTACTCCATCTTTCCTCGTTTCGACACGCCGGATGCGCGTACCGTCTTTCAGCAGGTGTTGCAGGGGGAGCGAATTATGCAAAGCGGCCTGCCCTTTGTAAGTCGTCCTGGCCAGTTTGACGCGTATCTGGTGCCCTTGCGCGGCACCTGCGAGGAAAGCATATCCGGCGTGCTGGCCGTCATCCGCGACGTGACGGAGCGCAACCGCCTGCTGGAAGAAGCCACCCGGCTCAAGCTCAACCAGCAGCAGGAAGTGCTATCGGCCATCCTCAAGACCCAGGAAGCGGAGCGCAAACGCATTGCCGAGGCTCTGCACAATGGGGTAGGCCAGCTGCTCTACGCTACCAAGCTGCACCTGGAGCGGACCAGCGCCAACAACAAGCGCGAGAAAAGCCTGGCCTTGCTCGATGAAGCCATTAAGATGACCCGCAGTATCTCTTTCGAGCTGACGCCCGGCATCCTGGAAGACTTTGGGTTGAAATATGCCTTGGAAGAGCTGGTTCGGCGTATTCCACGGTCCAGCATCAAAGCCCATATGAACCTGGAAGGCCTGGACGAGCCACTGCCGGAACTGCTGGAGCTGGCCATCTACCGCATGCTGCAGGAGCTGTTCAACAACATTATCAAGCACGCCCAGGCCCAGGAGGTATTTATTCACGTGGTCCGCGAAGGCAACCAGCTGTCCATTTCAGTGGAGGACAATGGCCAGGGCTTCGATGTGGCGCAAAGCAATGCACACCTCCACGGCATTGGGCTACCCGGCATCCGCAACCGGGTGGGCTTGCTCGGCGGCACCCTCACCATCGACTCGCGCCCTGGCCAGGGCACTATCGTCAGCAT
- a CDS encoding chemotaxis protein CheB — translation MTSPPRTPGATTGLPDPLAGKHAAGTEITRRRHPGGPADQFYIVGIGASAGGIEALEQFFRNVPPSPGVAFVVVMHLAPSPDGHLPVVLQNFTSLPVLQAHDGLKVRPNEVYVIPPDRDMSLLHGTLLLLPPAKPRGQRLPIDHFFQSLANDARERAICIILSGLGNDGTIGLKMVMENFGMVMVQDPKTAAFNSMPRSAIATEFVDFVLPPSQLPAKLLEYVDKPKLVRPVRQPEDLEAKQPDHALQKIFLLIRTQTGHDFSFYKRNTVFRRIERRMNSHHIKEFAHYVRYLQENPQEVEQLFSELLIGVTKFFRDQDAFVLLKQFLRPVLQAKPLDSTIRVWAPGCSTGEEAYSLAILLLELLEELEPTHTLKIQIFATDINPDGIDFARAGRYPATIRADVNEQRLQRFFHNIDGAYQIRKEVRDLVMFAQHDINKNAPFIRLDLLCCRNLLIYLNSELQKNLLSVFHYALNPGALLFLGPSENMTGLQEQFAPLDVKWKISRRTETPTALTHLVNFPFARHSAIVPPISGLMNPTATRRDSGPFATLVQRALLRSYAPPAVVINGKGEILYVHGRTGKYLEPAPGLSSMNLFEMAREELNFEISGAVHRANQERTDVTVDNVRVKTEAGQQLLRLSVRHLQEPEQLAGLLLVVFEDQPTPRRMRQSKNSPDPAADLSRDAVVAALNKELQYTKHRLQTTIEEMESSLEELKSTNEELQSANEELQSTNEEFMTNKEEMQSLNEELMTLNMQYQSKSEELGHAANDMKNLLDATEIAIIFLDNDMVITRFTPPVARIINLVASDIGRPISHFASGLRHDHLLQDIQQVLDRLVSIETTIQTLNGEWYAMRILPYRTLDNYINGAVVTFTDITELKRLEAQRQYTMRFAESIVETVREPIMALDHNLQVLTISRSFASQFGLDATAVRGQALGVLNAGVWSHRELHNRLRELLDTDAREFEDFRLEADFPGMGRRHVLLYASRIQGPDHQTNGLLLGMQALSEV, via the coding sequence ATGACTTCTCCTCCCCGTACTCCTGGTGCTACCACCGGACTGCCAGACCCTCTCGCCGGGAAGCATGCTGCCGGCACGGAAATCACCAGGCGGCGTCACCCCGGCGGCCCAGCCGACCAGTTTTACATTGTTGGTATTGGAGCTTCGGCAGGGGGCATAGAGGCTTTGGAGCAGTTTTTTCGGAACGTGCCGCCCAGCCCAGGCGTAGCATTTGTGGTGGTGATGCACCTGGCTCCCAGCCCTGATGGCCACCTGCCTGTGGTGCTGCAAAATTTCACAAGCCTGCCCGTGCTGCAGGCCCACGACGGCCTGAAGGTGCGCCCCAACGAGGTGTATGTCATTCCGCCCGACCGGGACATGAGCCTGTTGCACGGCACGCTGCTGCTGCTGCCTCCTGCCAAGCCGCGCGGCCAGCGCCTGCCCATCGACCATTTTTTCCAGTCTCTGGCAAATGATGCCCGCGAGCGAGCCATCTGCATCATCTTGTCGGGACTGGGAAATGACGGCACCATCGGGCTGAAAATGGTGATGGAAAACTTCGGAATGGTAATGGTGCAGGACCCCAAAACCGCCGCATTCAACTCGATGCCCCGCTCAGCCATAGCCACTGAGTTTGTTGATTTTGTGCTGCCGCCCAGCCAGTTGCCGGCCAAGCTGCTGGAGTATGTTGATAAGCCGAAGCTGGTGCGCCCAGTGCGCCAGCCCGAAGACTTGGAGGCCAAGCAGCCCGATCATGCGTTGCAGAAAATCTTCCTGCTTATCCGGACCCAGACCGGCCACGATTTTAGCTTCTACAAGCGCAACACGGTGTTCAGGCGCATAGAGCGGCGCATGAATTCCCACCACATCAAGGAATTTGCGCACTATGTGCGTTACCTACAGGAAAATCCGCAGGAAGTAGAGCAGCTGTTCAGCGAGCTGCTCATTGGTGTCACGAAGTTCTTTCGCGACCAGGACGCCTTCGTGCTGCTGAAGCAGTTTTTGCGCCCGGTACTCCAGGCAAAGCCCCTGGATAGCACCATCCGCGTATGGGCGCCCGGCTGCTCTACCGGCGAAGAGGCCTACTCGCTAGCCATCCTATTGCTGGAGCTGCTGGAAGAGCTGGAACCTACGCACACTCTCAAAATCCAGATTTTCGCCACTGATATCAACCCCGATGGCATCGACTTTGCCCGGGCCGGCCGCTACCCGGCTACCATCAGGGCCGACGTAAATGAGCAGCGGCTGCAACGGTTCTTCCACAACATCGACGGCGCGTACCAGATTCGCAAGGAAGTGCGCGACCTGGTCATGTTTGCTCAGCACGACATTAATAAGAATGCGCCCTTTATCCGGCTGGATTTGCTGTGCTGCCGCAACCTGCTCATCTACCTGAACAGCGAGCTGCAGAAAAACCTGTTGTCTGTTTTTCACTACGCTCTCAATCCGGGTGCCTTGCTGTTTCTGGGCCCCAGCGAAAACATGACCGGCCTGCAGGAGCAATTTGCGCCCCTAGACGTGAAGTGGAAAATCTCGCGCCGTACCGAAACGCCCACAGCACTTACGCACCTCGTCAACTTTCCCTTCGCCCGGCACAGTGCCATTGTGCCCCCCATTTCTGGCCTCATGAATCCAACTGCTACCCGCCGCGACAGTGGCCCCTTCGCCACCCTGGTGCAGCGGGCGTTGCTGCGCTCCTATGCCCCGCCTGCCGTGGTAATCAATGGCAAGGGTGAGATACTGTATGTGCACGGTCGCACGGGCAAATACCTTGAGCCCGCACCCGGCCTGAGCAGCATGAACCTGTTCGAAATGGCCCGCGAGGAGCTTAACTTCGAGATAAGTGGGGCGGTACACCGCGCCAACCAGGAGCGCACCGATGTAACCGTGGACAACGTGCGGGTGAAGACGGAGGCCGGCCAACAGCTGCTGCGCCTCTCGGTGCGCCACCTGCAGGAGCCAGAACAGCTAGCGGGCCTGCTACTGGTGGTGTTTGAGGACCAGCCCACGCCGCGCCGGATGCGCCAGTCGAAAAACAGCCCGGACCCAGCTGCTGACCTGAGCCGTGACGCCGTAGTAGCTGCCCTCAACAAGGAACTGCAGTATACCAAGCACCGCCTCCAGACCACGATTGAGGAAATGGAAAGCTCCCTGGAAGAGCTAAAAAGCACCAACGAGGAGTTGCAGTCGGCTAACGAGGAACTGCAAAGCACCAATGAGGAGTTCATGACCAATAAGGAGGAAATGCAGAGCCTCAACGAGGAGCTGATGACTCTGAACATGCAGTATCAGAGCAAGTCGGAGGAGCTGGGCCATGCCGCCAATGACATGAAGAACCTGCTCGATGCCACCGAAATTGCCATCATCTTCCTTGATAATGACATGGTGATTACGCGTTTCACTCCGCCTGTGGCTCGTATTATCAATTTGGTGGCCAGCGACATTGGCCGGCCCATCAGCCACTTTGCTTCTGGCCTGCGCCACGACCATCTGCTGCAGGATATTCAGCAGGTGCTGGACCGGCTGGTGAGCATCGAAACCACCATTCAAACCCTGAACGGCGAGTGGTATGCCATGCGCATTCTGCCCTACCGTACCCTCGACAACTACATCAACGGCGCCGTTGTCACGTTCACCGATATTACGGAACTGAAGCGGCTGGAAGCGCAGCGCCAGTACACCATGCGCTTCGCCGAGAGCATCGTCGAGACAGTGCGCGAGCCTATCATGGCCCTCGACCACAACCTGCAGGTACTCACCATTAGCCGCTCGTTTGCCAGCCAGTTTGGGCTAGATGCTACGGCCGTGCGGGGGCAGGCCTTGGGCGTGCTGAATGCTGGGGTGTGGAGCCACCGGGAGCTGCACAACCGCCTGCGGGAGCTACTGGACACGGATGCCCGCGAATTCGAGGATTTCCGGCTGGAAGCCGACTTCCCGGGAATGGGCCGCCGCCACGTGCTGCTTTACGCGTCCCGCATTCAGGGGCCCGACCACCAGACCAACGGGCTGCTGCTGGGCATGCAAGCTCTAAGCGAAGTATAA
- a CDS encoding KGG domain-containing protein, which yields MATSQSPRSTTASNNSAPARTASRRGFASMDPEMQRRIASEGGKASHESGRGHRWTSDEARQAGRKGGQSRRPAPSA from the coding sequence ATGGCCACTTCCCAATCACCGCGCAGCACGACTGCCTCCAACAATTCCGCTCCGGCCCGGACGGCCAGCCGCCGCGGCTTTGCTTCCATGGACCCCGAAATGCAGCGCCGCATTGCCAGCGAAGGCGGCAAGGCCTCGCACGAAAGCGGCCGGGGCCACCGCTGGACCTCCGATGAAGCTCGCCAGGCCGGCCGCAAAGGCGGCCAGAGCCGCCGGCCGGCTCCTTCAGCGTAG
- a CDS encoding ABC transporter ATP-binding protein: protein MKLLYSYLRHYWGLLALALLLAAINQVFSLLDPYILRQIIDRFVTPALKSSQHPTFWVFLTGGAGLLILKALGVAMVSRIAKNFQDYYTNVITQRLGAELYSDGLRHSLELPYQVFEDQRSGETLGKLQKVRTDVEKLIQSFVNVLFISLVAIVFVSWYAISVYWPIAVVYFLTIPILGSLSLFLSRRIKVIQKTIVAETTALAGSTTESLRNIELIKSLGLAQQETLRLNATTGKILKLELKKVRYLRSLSFVQGTFVNLMRNIILLMLLFLVVQKIISVGEFFSFFIYSFAIFGPLQEMGSIINIYRETEASLANFQQILDTPKEVKPAHPQVIKKIETLAFDDVHFQHLTASAPALAGISFQTKLGETIAFVGPSGSGKTTLVKLLVGLYPPAAGRILYNGISGTELDLDTLREQIGFVTQDTQLFAGTIRENLLFVAPQATDAQCLRALHQAAADTLLARAPLGLDTVIGEGGVKVSGGEKQRLSIARALLRHPTLLVFDEATSALDSLTEEEISQTVRELSGSRQHITILIAHRLSTILHADRIFVLERGHVAEAGRHEELLTQRGLYYAMWRQQIGERPQAQIVAQAIPA, encoded by the coding sequence ATGAAACTACTCTACAGCTACCTGCGCCACTATTGGGGCTTGCTGGCGCTGGCGCTACTGCTGGCCGCCATCAATCAGGTTTTCTCCCTGCTCGACCCTTATATTCTGCGGCAGATTATCGACCGGTTCGTGACGCCGGCGCTGAAAAGCTCCCAGCATCCTACGTTCTGGGTATTCCTGACAGGCGGCGCGGGCCTGCTTATTCTCAAAGCCCTGGGCGTGGCCATGGTGTCGCGCATTGCCAAGAATTTCCAGGACTACTACACCAACGTCATCACCCAGCGCCTCGGCGCGGAGCTGTACTCGGATGGCCTGCGCCACTCCCTGGAGCTGCCCTACCAAGTCTTTGAAGACCAACGCTCAGGCGAAACCCTGGGCAAGCTCCAGAAGGTGCGCACCGACGTGGAAAAGCTTATTCAGAGCTTCGTAAACGTGCTGTTCATTTCCCTGGTGGCCATTGTGTTTGTATCGTGGTATGCCATCAGCGTATACTGGCCTATTGCGGTGGTGTACTTTCTCACCATTCCGATTCTGGGTTCGTTGAGCTTGTTTCTGAGCCGCCGTATCAAGGTAATTCAGAAAACGATTGTGGCTGAAACCACGGCGCTGGCGGGTTCTACCACCGAAAGCCTGCGCAACATCGAGCTAATCAAAAGCCTCGGGCTGGCTCAGCAGGAGACTCTACGCTTGAACGCCACCACCGGCAAGATCCTGAAGCTGGAACTAAAGAAAGTGCGCTACCTGCGCTCCTTATCGTTTGTGCAGGGTACGTTCGTGAACCTGATGCGCAACATAATTCTGCTGATGCTGCTGTTTTTGGTGGTGCAGAAGATTATTTCGGTAGGTGAGTTCTTCTCCTTCTTCATCTACTCGTTCGCCATTTTCGGGCCGCTGCAGGAAATGGGCAGCATCATCAATATCTACCGCGAAACTGAAGCCTCGCTGGCCAACTTCCAGCAGATTCTGGACACGCCCAAGGAGGTGAAGCCCGCGCATCCGCAGGTGATTAAGAAGATTGAAACCCTGGCCTTCGACGATGTGCATTTCCAGCACCTCACGGCCAGCGCCCCGGCCCTGGCCGGCATATCGTTCCAAACCAAGCTCGGCGAAACCATTGCCTTCGTCGGCCCCTCGGGCTCGGGCAAGACTACACTCGTGAAGCTACTGGTGGGCCTCTACCCGCCCGCCGCCGGCCGTATCCTCTACAATGGCATTTCCGGCACCGAACTGGACTTGGATACGCTGCGTGAACAAATCGGCTTCGTGACGCAGGACACCCAGCTTTTCGCCGGCACTATCCGCGAGAACCTGCTTTTTGTGGCCCCCCAAGCCACCGATGCACAGTGTCTGCGCGCCCTGCACCAAGCCGCTGCCGACACGCTCCTGGCCCGCGCCCCGCTCGGCCTCGACACTGTAATCGGGGAAGGAGGCGTAAAGGTGTCGGGCGGTGAAAAGCAGCGCCTCAGTATTGCGCGGGCGCTGCTGCGCCACCCTACCCTGCTCGTTTTCGATGAAGCTACTTCGGCGCTGGACTCCCTTACGGAAGAGGAAATCAGCCAGACGGTACGGGAACTGTCCGGCTCGCGCCAGCACATCACCATTCTTATTGCCCACCGCCTCAGCACCATCCTCCACGCCGACCGCATCTTTGTGCTGGAGCGCGGCCACGTAGCCGAGGCCGGCCGCCACGAAGAGCTGCTAACCCAGCGCGGCCTCTACTACGCCATGTGGCGCCAGCAGATCGGCGAGCGGCCGCAGGCCCAGATTGTTGCGCAGGCTATACCGGCATAA